In Gopherus evgoodei ecotype Sinaloan lineage chromosome 21, rGopEvg1_v1.p, whole genome shotgun sequence, a single window of DNA contains:
- the LOC115637989 gene encoding olfactory receptor 6N1-like: MKKEEGGNQTSITEFILLAFGSLPELQNFLFLLFLMIYVVTMAGNILIIVFVVADQHLHTPMYFFLGNLSFLETCYTSTILPRLLASLLTGDRTISVTGCIVQFYWFGFLVTTECYLLAVMSYDRYLAICKPLHYAALMNGRFCTQVAAGSWIGSFVASTTIVCLMSQLMFCGPKEIDHFFCDLIPVVKHSCDDTNLIMLLSFILTSIDALSAFLLTVTSYVCIINTILRIPSTAGRQKAFSTCSSHLIVVTIFYGTIIIVYMLPDTDTLRDLNKVFSVFYTILTPLANPLIYSLRNREVKEALRKVCSRYHMF, from the coding sequence ATGAAGAAAGAAGAAGGTGGAAATCAGACctccatcacagaattcatcctcctagCATTTGGGAGTCTTCCTGAATTGcaaaatttcctcttcctgcTATTTCTAATGATCTATGTTGTGAccatggctgggaacatcctcatcattgtgtttgttgtggctgatcagcatcttcacacccccatgtacttcttcctaggGAACTTGTCCttcttggagacctgctacacctccaccatcctgcctaGGCTGCTGGCCAGTCTGCTGACTGGGGACAGGACCATTTCAGTTACAGGCTGTATTGTGCAGTTTTATTGGTTTGGTTTCCTAGTGACCACTGAGTGTTATCTGCTAGCTGTGATGTCCTATGATCGGTACTTAGCGATATGCAAACCCCTGCACTATGCAGCCTTAATGAATGGCAGGTTCTGTACACAGGTAGCAGCCGGATCTTGGATAGGTTCATTTGTGGCCAGTACCACCATAGTATGTTTGATGTCACAGTTAATGTTTTGTGGCCCTAAGGAAATTGatcatttcttttgtgatctCATCCCAGTCGTAAAACATTCCTGTGATGACACCAACCTGATCATGCTGCTGAGTTTCATCCTTACCTCCATAGATGCACTGTCTGCATTTCTATTAACCGTGACATCCTATGTTTGTATCATCAACACCattctgagaatcccttccactgctgggaggcaaaaggcattttccacctgttcctcccacctcatagtggtgacaattttctatgggactATAATCATTGTCTATATGTTACCAGACACCGACACACTGAGAGacctgaacaaagtgttctctgtcttctacaccATTCTAACTCCCTTGGCCAACCCCCTCATCTAtagcctgagaaacagagaggtcaaggaggcCCTGAGAAAAGTTTGTTCTAGGTATCACATGTTTTAA